A single region of the Streptomyces sp. ITFR-16 genome encodes:
- a CDS encoding HAMP domain-containing sensor histidine kinase, with the protein MRWALVKVCLAVTAMVVVAFAVPLGLVVKEMARDRAFSDAERQAATIGPTLSITTDRAQLETAVMTTEPGAANRMAVHIPATGEADGVPVEIGRRRATRKDLETVRETGRASITEVPGGSALLQPTALGPDNTAVVEVFVPEDEVSNGVATAWLMLAAVGVALIVGSVAVADRLGVRMVEPARRLARAAHDLGEGRLGTRVPEEGPTELRSAATAFNSMADQVVQLLANERELAADLSHRLRTPLTVLRLNAASLGEGPAAEQTRAAVQQLEREVDTIIRTAREQRPQTQGQSAGPGAGCDVSEVIRERMDFWSALAEDEGREVRLAGVDRTVRIPVARPELAAALDALLGNVFRHTPEGTAFAVDVHHSGDAVIVLVSDAGGGIADPKAALARGSAKGAVGSTGLGLDIVRRVAESTGGDVRIGRSVLGGTEVRLWIGLDAQRPERRGRGHRVGRQRRGAKRRTDGPRFRSGAGPNL; encoded by the coding sequence ATGAGATGGGCCCTGGTCAAGGTCTGCCTGGCGGTCACCGCGATGGTCGTGGTCGCCTTCGCCGTACCGCTCGGCCTCGTCGTCAAGGAGATGGCGCGCGACCGCGCCTTCTCCGACGCCGAACGCCAGGCCGCGACGATCGGCCCCACGCTCTCCATCACCACCGACCGGGCCCAGCTGGAGACGGCCGTGATGACCACCGAACCCGGGGCCGCCAACCGGATGGCCGTCCACATCCCGGCCACCGGCGAGGCCGACGGCGTCCCCGTGGAGATCGGCCGCCGCCGCGCCACCCGCAAGGACCTGGAGACCGTGCGGGAGACCGGCCGCGCCTCCATCACCGAGGTGCCCGGCGGCTCCGCGCTGCTCCAGCCGACCGCGCTCGGCCCCGACAACACCGCCGTCGTCGAGGTGTTCGTCCCCGAGGACGAGGTCTCCAACGGGGTCGCCACCGCCTGGCTGATGCTCGCGGCCGTCGGCGTCGCGCTGATCGTCGGCTCGGTGGCGGTCGCCGACCGGCTCGGCGTGCGCATGGTGGAACCGGCCCGGCGCCTCGCCCGCGCCGCCCACGACCTGGGGGAGGGGCGGCTCGGGACCCGCGTCCCGGAGGAGGGGCCGACCGAACTCCGGTCCGCCGCGACGGCGTTCAACTCCATGGCCGACCAGGTCGTCCAGCTCCTGGCCAACGAGCGCGAACTCGCCGCCGACCTCTCGCACCGGCTGCGCACCCCGCTCACCGTCCTGCGCCTCAACGCCGCCTCGCTCGGTGAGGGACCCGCCGCCGAGCAGACCCGGGCGGCCGTCCAGCAACTGGAGCGCGAGGTCGACACGATCATCAGGACCGCCCGCGAACAGCGCCCGCAGACCCAGGGCCAGAGCGCGGGACCCGGGGCCGGCTGCGACGTCAGCGAGGTGATCCGCGAGCGGATGGACTTCTGGTCGGCGCTGGCCGAGGACGAGGGCCGCGAGGTGCGCCTCGCCGGAGTGGACCGTACGGTACGCATCCCGGTGGCCCGGCCCGAACTGGCCGCCGCACTCGACGCGTTGCTCGGCAACGTCTTCCGGCACACCCCCGAGGGCACCGCCTTCGCCGTCGACGTCCACCACAGCGGCGACGCGGTGATCGTGCTGGTCTCGGACGCGGGCGGGGGCATCGCGGACCCCAAGGCGGCCCTGGCGCGCGGCTCGGCGAAGGGCGCGGTGGGCTCGACCGGGCTCGGCCTCGACATCGTGCGCCGGGTCGCCGAGTCCACCGGCGGCGACGTGCGCATCGGCCGCTCCGTGCTCGGCGGCACCGAGGTGCGCCTCTGGATCGGGCTCGACGCACAGCGGCCCGAGCGGCGCGGGCGCGGCCACCGGGTGGGGCGGCAGCGGCGCGGAGCGAAGCGCCGCACCGACGGCCCCCGGTTCCGGTCCGGAGCGGGCCCCAACCTTTAG
- a CDS encoding cellulose binding domain-containing protein — protein sequence MGTSTHRRTASTTTKAIGAVVAAAAIGTAVFAFTGTAQAAAVGAAYTRTSGWTGGYTGQYVVTNDTSTAKSGWTLEFDLPAGTKLSSLWNGEHTVSGSHVTVRPASWDKELAPGKSVTIGFVTSSEGTAADPTGCLIDDNKCSVDTGATPEPSGRPTETATPTPTATATPTGKPTPTEKPTEEPTPTPTPTRTDGSTGTAAGAGFAPYVDTSLYPAFDLVDTASKTGVKEFNLAFITSGGSCAPLWGGVTGLGDDQVASQIGALRAAGGDVRVSFGGAAGSELALNCTSAADLATAYGKVVDTYKLTKVDFDIEGGALPDTAANSRRAQAIAQLQKSHPGLDVSFTLPVMPEGLTQPGVDLVADAKKNGVDVGAVNIMAMDYGASYSGDMGTYAIQAATATQAQIKGVLGLSDADAWKAVAVTPMIGVNDVSTEIFKVEDATQLVAFAKEKGLGRLAMWSGTRDKQCAGGAQPTADASCSSIVQEPLAFTKAFGAYK from the coding sequence ATGGGCACCAGCACGCACCGGCGCACGGCGAGCACCACCACCAAGGCGATCGGCGCGGTCGTCGCCGCGGCCGCGATCGGCACAGCGGTATTCGCCTTCACCGGCACGGCCCAGGCGGCGGCGGTCGGCGCCGCGTACACCAGGACCAGTGGCTGGACCGGCGGCTACACCGGGCAGTACGTCGTCACCAACGACACCTCCACCGCCAAGTCCGGCTGGACGCTCGAATTCGACCTGCCGGCGGGCACAAAGCTCAGCTCGCTGTGGAACGGCGAGCACACCGTCAGCGGCAGCCACGTCACCGTCCGCCCCGCCAGCTGGGACAAGGAGCTGGCCCCCGGAAAGTCCGTCACCATCGGCTTCGTCACCAGTTCCGAGGGCACGGCGGCCGACCCCACCGGCTGCCTCATCGACGACAACAAGTGCTCCGTCGACACCGGCGCGACGCCCGAGCCCAGCGGCCGCCCCACCGAGACCGCGACCCCCACGCCGACCGCCACGGCCACCCCCACCGGGAAGCCGACCCCCACGGAGAAGCCCACCGAGGAGCCCACGCCCACCCCGACGCCGACCAGGACCGACGGCAGCACGGGCACGGCGGCGGGCGCGGGCTTCGCCCCGTACGTCGACACCTCGCTCTACCCCGCGTTCGACCTGGTGGACACCGCCTCCAAGACCGGCGTGAAGGAGTTCAACCTCGCCTTCATCACCTCCGGCGGCAGCTGCGCCCCGCTCTGGGGCGGCGTCACCGGCCTCGGTGACGACCAGGTCGCCTCCCAGATCGGCGCCCTGCGCGCGGCCGGCGGCGACGTCCGGGTCTCCTTCGGCGGCGCCGCCGGGTCCGAGCTGGCGCTGAACTGCACCTCGGCCGCCGATCTGGCCACCGCCTACGGCAAGGTCGTCGACACCTACAAGCTGACCAAGGTCGACTTCGACATCGAGGGCGGCGCGCTGCCCGACACGGCGGCCAACTCCCGCCGCGCCCAGGCCATCGCCCAGCTCCAGAAGTCCCACCCCGGCCTGGACGTCTCCTTCACCCTGCCGGTGATGCCCGAGGGACTGACCCAGCCCGGTGTGGACCTGGTCGCCGACGCCAAGAAGAACGGCGTGGACGTCGGGGCCGTCAACATCATGGCGATGGACTACGGCGCCTCCTACAGCGGTGACATGGGCACGTACGCGATCCAGGCGGCCACCGCCACGCAGGCCCAGATCAAGGGCGTGCTCGGGCTGTCCGACGCCGACGCGTGGAAGGCCGTCGCCGTCACCCCGATGATCGGGGTGAACGACGTCAGCACGGAGATCTTCAAGGTCGAGGACGCCACCCAGCTGGTGGCCTTCGCCAAGGAGAAGGGCCTCGGCCGGCTCGCCATGTGGTCGGGCACCCGGGACAAGCAGTGCGCCGGCGGTGCGCAGCCCACCGCGGACGCGTCGTGCAGCTCGATCGTGCAGGAGCCGCTGGCCTTCACGAAGGCGTTCGGCGCCTACAAGTAA
- a CDS encoding 2-isopropylmalate synthase, with protein MPESTSAATSDVLSPMHSFPTLCTPRGPVPETAPRWNPQRSSSMPSHRYRSAFDRVEIPLTGRSWPQARIGHAPLWVPVDLRDGNQALAEPMDTPRKRRMFDLLVAMGFKEIEVGYPSASRTDFGFVRHLAESGAVPDDVTVVVFTPARPELIDRTFESVAGLDRVVVHLYIPTAPVWRDVVLGRDRAEVHGVVLDAARRMDRLARARPGADIRFEFSPEVFVLTEPDFVLEVCDSLTELWDASPDRPVIHNLPATVEIATPNVYADQIEYMHRHLARRDAVILSVHPHNDRGTGVACAELAVLAGAQRVEGCLFGNGERTGNVDLVTLALNLHAQGVDPMIDFSDIDEIRRTVEHCNRLAVPPRHPYGGDLVYTAFSGTHQDAISKGFAHREAGGSELWSVPYLPIDPADVGRTYEAVIRVNSQSGKGGIAHLLRDHHGVELPAGMRADFSRTVQEATDDSGREATPKDLWDLFEAAYLVPGRDGSVALSSWTTERAPGGEHRFVCTLRVDGREGDHEGTGSGPVGAFTHALEGAGVKVAVLDFAEHGVAGAVTAYARCRVGDAVRWGAGRATSSVAASVAAVLSAVNRVEG; from the coding sequence ATGCCCGAGTCCACCTCAGCGGCGACGTCCGACGTTCTGTCACCGATGCACAGCTTCCCCACCCTCTGCACGCCCCGCGGCCCCGTACCCGAGACCGCGCCCCGCTGGAATCCGCAACGCTCCAGCTCCATGCCGTCGCACCGCTACCGGTCCGCGTTCGACCGCGTCGAGATCCCGCTGACCGGCCGGAGCTGGCCGCAGGCCCGTATCGGCCACGCACCGCTCTGGGTCCCGGTCGACCTGCGGGACGGCAACCAGGCGCTCGCCGAGCCGATGGACACCCCGCGCAAGCGGCGCATGTTCGATCTGCTGGTCGCGATGGGCTTCAAGGAGATCGAGGTCGGCTACCCGTCAGCGAGCCGCACCGACTTCGGCTTCGTCCGGCATCTGGCTGAGAGCGGGGCCGTGCCGGACGACGTGACGGTGGTCGTCTTCACCCCCGCCAGGCCGGAGCTGATCGACCGGACCTTCGAGTCCGTCGCGGGCCTGGACCGGGTGGTCGTCCACCTCTACATCCCGACCGCGCCCGTCTGGCGCGACGTCGTCCTCGGCCGCGACCGGGCCGAGGTGCACGGCGTGGTGCTGGACGCCGCCCGGCGGATGGACCGGCTGGCGCGGGCCCGGCCGGGGGCGGACATCCGGTTCGAGTTCTCGCCGGAGGTTTTCGTCCTGACCGAGCCGGACTTCGTCCTGGAGGTCTGCGACAGCCTGACCGAGCTGTGGGACGCCTCGCCGGACCGGCCCGTCATCCACAACCTCCCGGCCACGGTGGAGATCGCCACGCCCAATGTGTACGCGGACCAGATCGAGTACATGCACCGCCATCTGGCCCGCCGCGACGCGGTGATCCTCTCCGTCCACCCGCACAACGACCGGGGTACGGGCGTGGCCTGCGCCGAACTCGCCGTGCTGGCGGGGGCCCAGCGGGTGGAGGGCTGCCTGTTCGGCAACGGGGAGCGCACCGGCAACGTCGACCTGGTCACCCTGGCGCTCAATCTGCACGCCCAGGGCGTCGACCCGATGATCGACTTCTCGGACATCGACGAGATCCGCCGCACGGTCGAGCACTGCAACCGGCTGGCGGTGCCGCCGCGCCATCCGTACGGCGGGGACCTGGTGTACACCGCGTTCTCCGGCACCCACCAGGACGCGATCAGCAAGGGCTTCGCGCACCGGGAGGCGGGCGGCTCGGAGCTGTGGTCGGTGCCGTACCTGCCGATCGACCCGGCGGACGTGGGGCGGACGTACGAGGCGGTGATCCGGGTCAACAGCCAGTCGGGCAAGGGCGGGATCGCGCATCTGCTGCGCGACCACCACGGGGTGGAGCTGCCGGCCGGGATGCGGGCGGACTTCTCGCGCACCGTGCAGGAGGCGACGGACGACAGCGGCCGGGAGGCGACGCCGAAGGACCTGTGGGACCTGTTCGAAGCCGCGTATCTGGTCCCCGGCCGGGACGGGTCCGTCGCGCTGAGCTCCTGGACGACGGAGCGGGCTCCGGGCGGGGAGCACCGGTTCGTCTGCACCCTGCGGGTGGACGGCCGCGAGGGCGACCACGAGGGCACCGGCAGCGGTCCGGTGGGGGCGTTCACCCATGCGCTGGAGGGGGCCGGGGTCAAGGTCGCGGTCCTGGACTTCGCGGAGCACGGGGTGGCGGGCGCGGTGACGGCGTACGCGCGGTGCCGGGTCGGCGACGCGGTGCGCTGGGGCGCGGGCCGGGCCACGTCCTCCGTGGCGGCCTCGGTGGCAGCGGTCCTGTCGGCGGTGAACCGAGTAGAGGGCTGA
- a CDS encoding FadR/GntR family transcriptional regulator, whose amino-acid sequence MNSVSSLGPLRPSPLVEQAAGHLRARITEGHWPVGTKLPGETTLARELGVGRSTVREAVRTLATLGLLRSRQGAGVFVIADHAAQEWPVRLRRAAVTDVYEVRMLVEVEAARLAARRRTDEDLTALSEALDARRAAGAGPDAGFVDADIALHRAVVAAAHNPVLTDLFGEFAPALRQALIDLVELLGLRRENPHHGEAGHRALVAAVVAGDAESAARAARTELEATLARLRAA is encoded by the coding sequence GTGAACTCCGTGTCGTCGCTCGGTCCCCTCCGCCCCAGCCCCCTGGTCGAACAGGCCGCCGGCCATCTGCGCGCGCGGATCACCGAGGGCCACTGGCCGGTGGGCACGAAGCTCCCCGGCGAGACCACCCTCGCCAGGGAGCTGGGCGTGGGCCGCTCCACGGTCCGCGAGGCCGTCCGTACGCTCGCCACCCTCGGCCTGCTCCGCTCCCGCCAGGGCGCCGGCGTCTTCGTCATCGCCGACCACGCGGCGCAGGAGTGGCCGGTCCGGCTGCGGCGGGCCGCGGTCACCGACGTCTACGAGGTGCGCATGCTCGTCGAGGTCGAGGCCGCCCGGCTGGCCGCGCGGCGCCGCACCGACGAGGACCTGACCGCGCTGTCCGAGGCGCTCGACGCGCGGCGGGCGGCGGGCGCGGGGCCGGACGCCGGCTTCGTCGACGCGGACATCGCCCTGCACCGGGCGGTCGTGGCGGCCGCCCACAACCCCGTGCTCACCGACCTCTTCGGGGAGTTCGCGCCCGCCCTGCGCCAGGCGCTCATCGATCTGGTCGAGCTGCTGGGGCTGCGCCGGGAGAACCCGCACCACGGCGAGGCGGGCCACCGGGCGCTGGTCGCGGCGGTGGTGGCGGGCGACGCGGAGTCGGCGGCGCGGGCCGCCCGTACGGAGCTGGAAGCCACCCTGGCCCGCCTGCGCGCGGCCTGA
- a CDS encoding extracellular solute-binding protein gives MRITRTVAGRSRRVAVLATTGLTASALLLTGCSSDSDSSDNSASDANGKITLTVADFGQFGYKEAGLFAKYHELHPNITVKEDTTADEKVYYPKLLQQLNSGSGLADVQGLEVGRIKELVDTKADQFADLSKVIDVNEWVSWKEKQATTPDGKVIGAGTDIGPMSLCYNTELFKKAGLPTDRKEVAAKIAGGWEDYLKLGEEYKKNAPSGTFYMDSASAMYNAVVSSNAKQYYDESGKAIYKDSPSVKQGWNLAAEAADKKLTQGLAQFSDPWAAALRKGTIATVACPAWMAGQISVNAGEGNKGKWNITTAPGSTAANWGGSFLGVPKAGKNVDEATKLVKWLTAPEQQAAVFKAIGSFPSNKGAYELPDVKNAKLPYFNDAPIGQIYADEAKSIPETVLGPKDAAIKDTISTQINNMEQRGTEPDAAWEAATKAIDKVIG, from the coding sequence ATGCGTATCACCCGCACCGTCGCCGGCCGGAGCCGCAGAGTCGCGGTTCTGGCCACCACGGGCCTGACCGCTTCGGCCCTGCTGCTGACCGGCTGCAGCAGCGACTCCGACTCATCGGACAATTCGGCCTCGGATGCGAACGGGAAGATCACGCTGACCGTCGCCGACTTCGGGCAGTTCGGCTACAAGGAAGCCGGCCTGTTCGCCAAGTACCACGAGCTGCACCCGAACATCACGGTGAAGGAAGACACCACCGCCGATGAGAAGGTCTACTACCCCAAGCTGCTCCAGCAGCTGAACTCCGGCAGCGGTCTGGCCGACGTCCAGGGCCTCGAGGTCGGCCGTATCAAGGAGCTCGTCGACACCAAGGCGGACCAGTTCGCCGACCTGAGCAAGGTCATCGACGTCAACGAGTGGGTGTCCTGGAAGGAGAAGCAGGCCACCACCCCCGACGGCAAGGTGATCGGCGCGGGGACCGACATCGGCCCGATGTCGCTCTGCTACAACACCGAGCTCTTCAAGAAGGCCGGGCTGCCGACCGACCGCAAGGAAGTCGCCGCCAAGATCGCCGGTGGCTGGGAGGACTACCTCAAGCTCGGCGAGGAGTACAAGAAGAACGCCCCCTCGGGCACGTTCTACATGGACTCCGCCAGCGCCATGTACAACGCCGTCGTCAGCTCGAACGCGAAGCAGTACTACGACGAGAGCGGCAAGGCGATCTACAAGGACAGCCCCAGTGTCAAGCAGGGCTGGAACCTCGCGGCCGAGGCCGCGGACAAGAAGCTGACCCAGGGCCTGGCCCAGTTCAGCGACCCGTGGGCGGCCGCCCTGCGCAAGGGCACCATCGCCACCGTCGCCTGCCCCGCCTGGATGGCCGGCCAGATCTCGGTGAACGCCGGTGAGGGCAACAAGGGCAAGTGGAACATCACCACCGCCCCCGGCTCGACGGCCGCCAACTGGGGCGGCTCCTTCCTCGGTGTGCCCAAGGCCGGCAAGAACGTCGACGAGGCCACCAAGCTGGTCAAGTGGCTGACCGCCCCCGAGCAGCAGGCCGCCGTCTTCAAGGCGATCGGCAGCTTCCCGTCCAACAAGGGCGCGTACGAGCTGCCCGACGTGAAGAACGCGAAGCTCCCGTACTTCAACGACGCGCCCATCGGCCAGATCTACGCGGACGAGGCGAAGTCCATCCCGGAGACCGTCCTCGGCCCGAAGGACGCGGCCATCAAGGACACCATCTCCACCCAGATCAACAACATGGAGCAGCGCGGGACCGAGCCCGACGCGGCGTGGGAGGCGGCGACCAAGGCGATCGACAAGGTGATCGGCTGA
- a CDS encoding CRISPR-associated DxTHG motif protein yields the protein MTPMRKVLVTAVQNSESCRIRSKFSQPTHSIRSMPVISTRCRAIQPV from the coding sequence ATGACACCGATGAGGAAGGTGTTGGTGACGGCCGTCCAGAACTCGGAGTCGTGCAGGATCCGGTCGAAGTTCTCCCAGCCCACCCACTCCATCCGGTCCATGCCGGTCATCTCGACCCGGTGCAGGGCGATCCAGCCGGTGTAG
- a CDS encoding carbohydrate ABC transporter permease, producing MSTVPQLLVALGLAHLLNYKLRASTFWRTVILTPYATSVASAALVFALVFRADGGLLNWALHFVGLGDTNWGNGHWTSKIAISIIVIWRWTGYNTLIYLAAMQAVPTDLYEAASLDGASRWQQFRKVTIPSLRPTILFTIVISTIGSMQLFGEPLLLEGGTLGATGGNENQYETLSVYLYNYGWNLGHLGPAAAVAWAMLALLLIIAAVNWLIGRFVRKSAV from the coding sequence ATGTCGACGGTCCCGCAGCTGCTCGTCGCGCTGGGCCTGGCCCATCTGCTGAACTACAAGCTGCGCGCCAGCACCTTCTGGCGCACGGTCATCCTCACCCCGTACGCCACCTCGGTGGCCTCCGCGGCCCTCGTCTTCGCCCTGGTCTTCCGGGCCGACGGCGGTCTGCTGAACTGGGCGCTGCACTTCGTCGGCCTCGGTGACACCAACTGGGGCAACGGCCACTGGACGTCCAAGATAGCCATCTCGATCATCGTGATCTGGCGCTGGACCGGCTACAACACCCTGATCTACCTGGCCGCGATGCAGGCCGTGCCGACCGATCTGTACGAGGCGGCCTCGCTCGACGGCGCCTCGCGCTGGCAGCAGTTCCGCAAGGTGACCATCCCCTCGCTGCGGCCCACGATCCTCTTCACGATCGTCATCTCGACCATCGGCTCCATGCAGCTGTTCGGTGAGCCCCTGCTGCTGGAGGGCGGCACGCTCGGCGCGACCGGCGGCAACGAGAATCAGTACGAGACCCTCAGCGTCTACCTCTACAACTACGGTTGGAACCTGGGACATCTCGGTCCGGCCGCCGCAGTGGCCTGGGCGATGCTCGCCCTCCTGCTGATCATCGCCGCGGTCAACTGGCTCATCGGCCGCTTCGTACGCAAATCCGCGGTCTGA
- a CDS encoding carbohydrate ABC transporter permease: MTMTSPTKVQELGVPARSVHRAPRGPSRFRPGAGQQLKGGPFAYIALAVVGIGSLLPLYWTLVAASHTQDEVLATTPPFLPGGRLMHNLDAAWTQAHLGKAIVNSVIVAGCITAATLFFCTLAGYAFAKMRFRGRGALMTGVILTLTIPPQLSVVPLFMMMADLGWGGNLESVIFPTLVSAFGVFFMRQYLTEALPYELIEAAKIDGANNFRIVLSVVLPVARPAMMVLGMLTFVQAWNDFFWPYLALNQQNPTLQVALGQLSASYTPDTSIVMAGALISTLPLLVVFVIFGKQIVGGIMSGAVKG; encoded by the coding sequence ATGACCATGACCAGCCCCACCAAAGTCCAGGAGCTCGGTGTCCCGGCACGCTCCGTCCACCGCGCCCCGAGGGGTCCCAGCCGCTTCAGGCCCGGCGCGGGACAGCAGCTCAAGGGCGGCCCGTTCGCCTACATCGCCCTGGCCGTCGTCGGTATCGGCTCGCTGCTGCCGCTGTACTGGACCCTGGTCGCCGCGTCCCACACCCAGGACGAAGTGCTGGCCACCACCCCGCCGTTCCTGCCGGGCGGCCGGCTCATGCACAACCTCGACGCCGCCTGGACCCAGGCCCACCTGGGCAAGGCGATCGTCAACAGCGTCATCGTGGCCGGCTGCATCACGGCGGCGACGCTCTTCTTCTGCACCCTGGCCGGCTACGCCTTCGCCAAGATGCGCTTCCGCGGCCGCGGCGCCCTGATGACGGGGGTCATCCTGACCCTGACGATCCCGCCGCAGCTCAGCGTCGTCCCGCTGTTCATGATGATGGCCGACCTCGGCTGGGGCGGGAACCTGGAGTCGGTGATCTTCCCGACCCTGGTGAGCGCCTTCGGTGTGTTCTTCATGCGCCAGTACCTGACCGAGGCGCTGCCGTACGAGCTGATCGAGGCCGCCAAGATCGACGGCGCGAACAACTTCCGCATCGTGCTGAGCGTGGTGCTGCCGGTGGCGCGCCCCGCGATGATGGTGCTCGGCATGCTCACCTTCGTCCAGGCGTGGAACGACTTCTTCTGGCCCTACCTCGCCCTGAACCAGCAGAATCCCACCCTTCAGGTGGCCCTCGGCCAGCTGAGCGCCTCGTACACCCCCGACACGAGCATCGTGATGGCCGGCGCGCTGATCAGCACCCTGCCGCTGCTCGTCGTGTTCGTGATCTTCGGCAAACAGATCGTCGGCGGCATCATGTCCGGCGCCGTCAAGGGCTGA
- a CDS encoding GH1 family beta-glucosidase produces MTAVRPDIAPKQAPEATRFPTGFVWGAATAAYQVEGAAAEDGRTPSIWDTFSRTPGKVRNGDTGDIAADHYHRYRDDVALMKRLGLKAYRFSISWSRVQPTGRGPAVERGLDFYRKLVDELLEAGIAPVATLYHWDLPQELEDAGGWPQRVTAERFADYAAIMAGALGDRVGTWTTFNEPWCSAFLGYGSGVHAPGRTEPASALRAAHHLNLAHGRAIEVLRGQLPAAARTSVTLNLHQVRPLTASAADADAARRIDAVGNRVFTGPMLRGAYPEDLLEDTAHVVDWSKLVQDGDLEAISRPVDVLGVNYYTPTLVSTPAEGAGDTRNDGHGASDYSPWPGSEHVAFHLAEGKERTAMNWSIDPDGLYSLLMDVTRDHPGLPLMVTENGAAFDDYVSPEGRVEDPERIAYLHGHLDAVQRAVADGADVRGYFLWSLMDNFEWAYGYSKRFGAVYVDYASQRRIPKASAHWYADVIRRHALPPAGLG; encoded by the coding sequence ATGACTGCTGTACGACCCGACATCGCCCCGAAGCAGGCGCCCGAGGCAACGAGATTTCCGACGGGCTTCGTCTGGGGGGCGGCCACCGCCGCCTACCAGGTCGAGGGCGCCGCCGCCGAGGACGGCCGCACGCCCTCCATCTGGGACACCTTCAGCCGTACGCCGGGCAAGGTCCGCAACGGCGACACCGGCGACATCGCCGCCGACCACTACCACCGCTACCGCGACGACGTGGCCCTGATGAAGCGGCTCGGGCTCAAGGCGTACCGTTTCTCCATCTCCTGGTCCCGGGTGCAGCCGACCGGCCGCGGCCCCGCCGTCGAACGCGGCCTGGACTTCTACCGCAAGCTCGTGGACGAACTGCTGGAGGCCGGCATCGCCCCGGTCGCCACCCTCTACCACTGGGACCTGCCTCAGGAGCTGGAGGACGCCGGCGGCTGGCCGCAGCGGGTGACCGCCGAGCGGTTCGCCGACTACGCCGCGATCATGGCGGGCGCCCTCGGCGACCGCGTCGGTACGTGGACCACCTTCAACGAGCCGTGGTGCTCGGCCTTCCTCGGCTACGGCTCCGGGGTGCACGCCCCCGGCCGGACCGAGCCCGCCTCCGCCCTGCGGGCGGCCCATCACCTCAACCTCGCCCATGGCCGGGCGATCGAGGTCCTGCGCGGCCAACTCCCCGCTGCCGCGCGGACCTCGGTCACCCTCAACCTCCACCAGGTGCGCCCGCTGACGGCGAGCGCGGCGGACGCGGACGCCGCCCGCCGCATCGACGCGGTCGGCAACCGGGTCTTCACCGGCCCGATGCTGCGCGGCGCCTACCCCGAGGACCTGCTGGAGGACACCGCGCACGTGGTGGACTGGTCGAAGCTGGTCCAGGACGGCGACCTGGAGGCCATCTCCCGCCCGGTCGACGTCCTCGGCGTCAACTACTACACCCCGACGCTGGTCTCCACCCCCGCCGAGGGCGCCGGTGACACCCGCAACGACGGCCACGGCGCCAGCGACTACTCCCCGTGGCCCGGCTCCGAGCACGTCGCCTTCCACCTCGCCGAGGGGAAGGAACGCACCGCGATGAACTGGTCGATCGACCCCGACGGCCTCTACAGCCTGCTGATGGACGTCACCCGTGACCACCCCGGCCTTCCGCTGATGGTCACGGAGAACGGCGCGGCCTTCGACGACTACGTCTCGCCCGAGGGCCGGGTGGAGGACCCCGAGCGGATCGCCTACCTGCACGGCCATCTCGACGCCGTGCAGCGGGCGGTGGCCGACGGCGCGGACGTGCGCGGCTACTTCCTCTGGTCGCTGATGGACAACTTCGAGTGGGCGTACGGCTATTCCAAGCGCTTCGGCGCCGTCTACGTGGACTACGCCTCCCAGCGCCGCATCCCCAAGGCCAGCGCGCACTGGTACGCCGATGTGATCCGTCGTCACGCCCTCCCGCCGGCGGGCCTCGGCTAG